A window of the Equus asinus isolate D_3611 breed Donkey chromosome 20, EquAss-T2T_v2, whole genome shotgun sequence genome harbors these coding sequences:
- the LOC139041250 gene encoding transmembrane protein 254-like isoform X2, which yields MGKAAGDEAYFQRSSLFWLTVITLSFGYYTWVVFWPQSIPYQNLGPLGPFTQYLVDHHHALLRNGYWLAWLIHVGESLCAVVLCKSKGITDGRAQLLWFLQTFLFGIASLSILIAYRPKHQKQT from the exons ATGGGGAAGGCCGCCGGCGACGAGGCGTACTTCCAGAGGAGCAGTCTGTTCTGGCTCACCGTCATCACCCTCTCCTTTGGCTATTACACC TGGGTTGTCTTCTGGCCTCAGAGTATTCCTTATCAGAACCTAGGGCCCCTGGGCCCCTTCACTCAGTACTTGGTGGACCATCATCACGCCCTCCTGCGTAATGG GTATTGGCTTGCCTGGCTGATTCACGTGGGAGAGTCCTTGTGTGCCGTGGTATTATGCAA gtctAAAGGCATCACAGATGGTCGAGCTCAACTACTCTGGTTCTTACAGACGTTCCTCTTTGGGATAGCATCTCTCTCCATCTTGATTGCTTACAGaccaaaacaccaaaaacaaacttaa
- the LOC139041250 gene encoding transmembrane protein 254-like isoform X3: protein MGAGTASHPMTQRLALSRWWWRSQRAAELLRPISWVVFWPQSIPYQNLGPLGPFTQYLVDHHHALLRNGYWLAWLIHVGESLCAVVLCKSKGITDGRAQLLWFLQTFLFGIASLSILIAYRPKHQKQT, encoded by the exons ATGGGGGCGGGGACGGCTTCCCACCCCATGACTCAGCGTCTAGCTCTTTCAAGATGGTGGTGGCGAAGtcagagggcagcagagctgcTACGGCCTATTTCC TGGGTTGTCTTCTGGCCTCAGAGTATTCCTTATCAGAACCTAGGGCCCCTGGGCCCCTTCACTCAGTACTTGGTGGACCATCATCACGCCCTCCTGCGTAATGG GTATTGGCTTGCCTGGCTGATTCACGTGGGAGAGTCCTTGTGTGCCGTGGTATTATGCAA gtctAAAGGCATCACAGATGGTCGAGCTCAACTACTCTGGTTCTTACAGACGTTCCTCTTTGGGATAGCATCTCTCTCCATCTTGATTGCTTACAGaccaaaacaccaaaaacaaacttaa
- the LOC139041250 gene encoding transmembrane protein 254-like isoform X1, whose product MVVAKSEGSRAATAYFRTCRALPSLVTVVGLGYFAWVVFWPQSIPYQNLGPLGPFTQYLVDHHHALLRNGYWLAWLIHVGESLCAVVLCKSKGITDGRAQLLWFLQTFLFGIASLSILIAYRPKHQKQT is encoded by the exons ATGGTGGTGGCGAAGtcagagggcagcagagctgcTACGGCCTATTTCCGTACGTGCAGAGCCTTGCCCTCGCTGGTCACGGTCGTGGGGCTGGGATATTTTGCG TGGGTTGTCTTCTGGCCTCAGAGTATTCCTTATCAGAACCTAGGGCCCCTGGGCCCCTTCACTCAGTACTTGGTGGACCATCATCACGCCCTCCTGCGTAATGG GTATTGGCTTGCCTGGCTGATTCACGTGGGAGAGTCCTTGTGTGCCGTGGTATTATGCAA gtctAAAGGCATCACAGATGGTCGAGCTCAACTACTCTGGTTCTTACAGACGTTCCTCTTTGGGATAGCATCTCTCTCCATCTTGATTGCTTACAGaccaaaacaccaaaaacaaacttaa